Within the Acidimicrobiales bacterium genome, the region GGCCGGAGGAGGCGCCGACGGTCACGTGGGCGCCTCGGGCCCTGCTGGGGCGTCATGCTGCTGCGCATCGTGTCCTTCCGTGGTGGGGTTCGGCGCAGCGGGAGCCCGCGCGCGGTCGATGACATGAGGAGCTCTTCGCGACTCGACGCGGGGCTGGGGCTGGGCCGTCGCCCGGTAGGTGGCACCCGGCGTCCTGCCGGCGAGGATCAATGGCCGGTTGGCATGTTCTCTCTCGATGCGCTCCGGCGCAGGACCTGGGCGGTGAGGCCGCCGAAGAGCCCGATGAGGCCGATGCCGAGGAGGACGAGGCCGATCCGCAGCGGCGCCTCATGACGAGCCGGCTCGTCGAGCACGCCGTGCGCCGCCGCCTGCCGGTCGGGCCACGGATGCGGGAGAGCCTGTGCGGCGCCATCAGCCGTGGACGCGTCGGCGACGGAGTCCTGCGGAGCGCCCTGCTGGCCGGCGCCGGCGACGGGGGTGACGGGCACCGGGACGGCGGCGGCCACCGGCTGCGCCAGTCCGGCACTCGGGGCTCCGACGGGCGAGCGGCCCGTCGTCCTCGCGCCCGGCGTGACGACACGTGTCGTCGTCGGCGGCGTCGACGGGCCGCGGGTCGGCGCGACGACGAGGGCGCCCGCGCTCGACGGAGCCGGCTCCGCCGCCAGGGGCGCCGAGATCGGCTCCACACCGGGGACCGGGACGGCGTTCGGCGACGAGGTGGGCGATGCCTCTCCGGACGGCGGCTCGATCGTCGGGGGGATGGTCGTGGGAGAGGTCGCGGTGTCCGATGACGCCCCGGTCACGTGGAAGGTCGGCGCCGTGCTGTCGACGACCGCTCCCGTGGGGTCGATGCCCTGCACCACGACGGCGTAGAAGTCCGGTGCCTCCTCGGGGATGGTGATCGTCCGTGTCCATGCGTCGCCGGTCGCATTGGCCAGGAGCTGCCCGGTCGCCGATCCCCAACGGACCTCGGCCCGCAAGGAGCCGAACATGGTCCCTCGCACCGTGACTTCGGACTTGGTCGGCCCGGCCGTCTGGACGAGGCTCGCGAAGCAGCAACGGGGGGAGCAGGCGAACGCAGTGCTGGTGGCTACCAGGAGGACGGCTGCCACCCCGACGCCGGCGACCCACCCCCGGACCGGCCTGCGCCGCCCGGATGCCGCTCGGATGCCGCCCACTACAGGCTTCGCCGCCATGCTGCCCTCCCCGCACCCGGTCTGGCACCGTGTCGCACCAGGCACACTACGACAGATACTCCGGGCGTGCAATAGCTGTCCTCATCATGTACCTACAACAAATGTCCCGCGCCCTGTTGCTGTCGTCGTAGCGCCCGTGCGACACTCGGTTCAGGGAGCTGCGCACGGTAAGCTGGGAGGGCGATGGCAACGCGAGGGGGTGAGGGAGCCGGCGCGATCCGCAGCATCGTGCCCGTCGGCGTGCCCGAAACCCTCCGGCGCACGCTGGAGGATCTCGGGCTCAGCCCGTACGAGGCGCGCGTCCTCCTGGCCCTGCTCCGCACCGGGTCGTCCAACAGCTCCCAGCTGGCCCGCCTGTCCGAGGTGCCCCGGACGAGCACCTACGCCGTGCTGGAGTCGCTGTCGGAACGCGGTCTCGTCCATCGCGTTCCCGGCGACGGCCCCACGGTGTGGTCCACGCCCGGGTCCGACGAGGTCCTCGAACGACTGGAGACGGCCAAGCAGGCCGCCCAGGAGGAGCAGCTGCGCCAGTACCGGTTCAGAGTGGCGGAGGCGCGCCGACTGCTGGCCGAGTCCATCCCGGAGAACCCGTCCGTCTCGCTCCCGTACGTCCATTTCGTGCGGGGGGCGCCACAGGTCAAGAAGGCCTACGAGCAGCTCATCAGCGATGCCGAGACCGAAGTGGTCATGTTCAACCGCCCGCCCTACACCTGGGACCCTGGTGCCGTGAACCCGGCGGTGATCGAGATGCTCGGGCGCGGCGTCCGGACCCGAGTCCTGTACCACGCCGACCGGTGGGAGGACCCGAGCGCGGCGGGGTTCCGGGCCAGCCACGACGCCTATCACCGCGCCGGGGTCGAGCCGCGCCTGGTGGACGACCTGCCGATCAAGATGGCCGTGGCCGACCGCAAGGCGGCCCTGATCGGCATGCGGCTGCCGCTCGACGGCGTGGATCTCGAGGGAAGCTTCCCCACCAACCTGCTCATCGAGGACCCCGGCATGGCGCAGGTGCTGGCCCACGCCTTCGAACAGTTGTGGTCGCAGGGTCGACCCCTTTAGAGTCCGCGAGCTCCACCAGTCGGGCCGGCGTCCGGGGCCACGCCGGGTCACCCCTTGCGCCGGGTCTTCACGCCAGGGGCGCTCCCGCCGCTGCGACCCGGACCCGGACCGGCCAGCCGGTCCAGGTCCGCCGCCGAGAGGGCCTCGTGCTCGAGCAGCGCCACGACGATCCGGTCGAGGCTCGCCCGCTCGTCGGTGAGGATCTCGAGAGCCCTCCCGTGCGCCTCTTGGCACAGGCGCTTGATCTCCGCGTCGATGGCGTCGCCCGCCGTGGCCGAGGTGGCGCGAGGCCGCCCGTCCGGGTCGAAGTCGGTGAAGACGATCGGCCCGAGCTGGCTCATCCCGAACTCGCACACCATCCGGCGCGCCGTCTCCGTGGCCTGACGAAGGTCGTGCGACACGCCGGTCCCCGTTTCGCCGATGACGAGCTTCTCACTGGCCCATCCGGCCAGCGACACGGCCATGTTCGACATGAGCATCGATTGGGAGTTGCCCATCCGGTCGTGGGTGTCGGTGATGCTGCAACGACCGAGTGTGCGGCCACGCGGGACGATGCTGACCTTGTGCGTGAGCCCGGCACCCGGCATCCGGAGGGCCACCAGAGCATGGCCGGCCTCGTGGTACGCAAGCACCCGGCGTTCGTCCTCGGTGAGGATGGTGCCCTTCGACGCGATGCCGAGCGCGGCCCGCTCGATGCTCTCCTCGATGGCCTCCATGCCGACGACGTCCACGCCCCGGCGACTGGCCAGCAGGGCAGCCTCGTTGAGCACGTTCTGCAGATCGGCGCCCGAGAAGCCCCGGGTGAGACTGGCGACGTCGTCGAGCACGACCTCGGACCCGAGCGGCTTGTTGCGGGCGTGCACGCGCAGGATGTCGAGCCGTCCTCGGCGGTCGGGCAGCATGATCTCGATCCTGCGATCGAACCGGCCGGCCCGCACCAGCGCTGCATCGAGCATGTCGGGCCGGTTGGTGGCGGCGATCACGACCACCGGGTCACCGGCGTCGAAGCCGTCCATCTCCACCAGCAGCTGGTTGAGCGTCTGCTCCCGCTCGCCGCTTGACCCCGTGTCTAGTCTCGAGCGCTGCGACCCGACGGCGTCGATCTCGTCGATGAAGACGATGGCCGGAGCGGCCGCACGGGCCTCGGCGAACAGGTCACGCACCCGCGCCGCTCCCTCGCCGACGAACACTTCGACGAACTCGCTGCCCGACGCGGAGAGGAACGTGGCGTGCGACTCGCCGGCCACGGCGCGGGCCAGCAGGGTCTTGCCGCACCCCGGCGGTCCCGAGAGGAGGATGCCCTTCGGGGCGGAGGCGCCCAGCCGCGCGAACCGCTCGGGATTGGTGAGATGGTCCCTGACCTCGGCCAGCTCCTCGATGGCATCGTCGACGCCCGCCACGTCGGCGAACAGCACGCGCTGGTCCGGTGCATAGCGCCGGCCCACGCTCTTGGCCCGCATGGACAGCCTCCGCCACCGGTCGGGCGCGGCCTGCACCCGCGTCAGGGCCTCCTCGAGCTCCACCTGGGTGATGGCCGTCCTGCCCGCCCGCACCGCGAACAGAGCCGACTCGTTCAGGACGCTGGTGAGGTCGGCTCCGTTCAACCCGAACGCCTTTGCCGCGATGGCGCGCAGGTCCGCTTCGGGCGCCAGCACCTTGTCCCTGGCGTGCACCTCGAGGATGGCCAGGCGGGCCGCCTCGTCCGGCAGCTCGAGGCCGACGTGGCGGTCGAAGCGCCCGGGGCGCAGCAGCGCCGGATCGAGGCTGTCGGCCCGGTTCGTGGCGGCCACGACGATCACGCCGGTCGACGACGAGAACCCGTCCATCTCGGCGAGGATCTGGTTGAGGGCCTGCTCCTGCTCGCCCGAGGCGCCGATCCGGCCGGGTCCGCTCCCGACCCGCGAGTGCCCGAGGGTGTCGAGCTCGTCGATGAAGACGATGGCCGGGGTCATCGACCGGGCCTCGGCGAACAGGTCCCGCACTCTGGCCGCGCCCTGCCCGGCGAGCGTCTCCACGAACTCGCTCGCCCCTACCGACAAAAACGCGGCGTCGGCCTCGCCGGCCAACGCCCGGGCCAGCAGCGTCTTGCCGCAGCCCGGAGGCCCGAAGAGGAGCACACCTTTGGGCAACGCGGCGCCGAGGGCGGTGAAGCGGTCCGGCTCGGCCAGGAACTCCTTCACCTCCCGCAGCTCGGCGACGGCCCGGTCCTGGCCTGCGACGTCGTCGAAGGTGACCCGGTCCCTGTCCGTGAAGCGTTTGCCGATGCTGCGGTTGCTGCGGAGCGCCAGCCGCCTGCGCTCCTCGGGGGCCTCGAGGTTCCGCTGCAAGGCCTGCTCCAGCTCCGCTTGTGAGATCGACGTCTTGCGGGCCCGGGCGGCCAGCAGGGCCCCCTCGTTCATGACGTTCGCCAGGTCTGCGCCCGACAGGCCGATGGCCTTGCCCGCGACCAGCTCGAGGTCGACGTCCGGCGCGAGGACCTTGTCCTTGGCGAAGGCGGCGAGCATCGCCGCCCGCGCCGCCTCGTCGGGCAGGGACAGGCCCACCGTGCGGTCGAAGCGTCCCGGGCGCAGCAGCGCGGCGTCGAGGACGTCGGGTCGGTTGGTGGCCGCCACCACCAGGATGCCCTCGGACGGCGAGAAGCCGTCCATCTCCGAGAGGATCTGGTTGAGGGCCTGTTCC harbors:
- a CDS encoding helix-turn-helix domain-containing protein; its protein translation is MATRGGEGAGAIRSIVPVGVPETLRRTLEDLGLSPYEARVLLALLRTGSSNSSQLARLSEVPRTSTYAVLESLSERGLVHRVPGDGPTVWSTPGSDEVLERLETAKQAAQEEQLRQYRFRVAEARRLLAESIPENPSVSLPYVHFVRGAPQVKKAYEQLISDAETEVVMFNRPPYTWDPGAVNPAVIEMLGRGVRTRVLYHADRWEDPSAAGFRASHDAYHRAGVEPRLVDDLPIKMAVADRKAALIGMRLPLDGVDLEGSFPTNLLIEDPGMAQVLAHAFEQLWSQGRPL
- a CDS encoding AAA family ATPase, whose translation is MTAGTATRRPQGARKFKRAKKSRIGLWTTILVILLVAAYLGVLELTRPHVTGDRLRVDTYIDLIEKGAVKTAKILDQDSFVVGTYVRQADSAIPKDPAPAPGVSIGGMQHPLVTGGSTGAAPTGPIASYNAPLTAGLQGALVTDVLVPARIPTTIDQQVGKKVAGLAAILLPALILVVLFGYLVLSYRRGSGLFGIKSGARKLSADADRVVFADVAGQDAAVAELTEVKEFLADPQRFIALGARVPKGVLLYGPPGCGKTLLARALAGESGASFYSISGSDFVEVYVGVGASRVRDLFREARENAPALIFIDEIDSIGRARGGGPHGMGGSNGEQEQALNQILSEMDGFSPSEGILVVAATNRPDVLDAALLRPGRFDRTVGLSLPDEAARAAMLAAFAKDKVLAPDVDLELVAGKAIGLSGADLANVMNEGALLAARARKTSISQAELEQALQRNLEAPEERRRLALRSNRSIGKRFTDRDRVTFDDVAGQDRAVAELREVKEFLAEPDRFTALGAALPKGVLLFGPPGCGKTLLARALAGEADAAFLSVGASEFVETLAGQGAARVRDLFAEARSMTPAIVFIDELDTLGHSRVGSGPGRIGASGEQEQALNQILAEMDGFSSSTGVIVVAATNRADSLDPALLRPGRFDRHVGLELPDEAARLAILEVHARDKVLAPEADLRAIAAKAFGLNGADLTSVLNESALFAVRAGRTAITQVELEEALTRVQAAPDRWRRLSMRAKSVGRRYAPDQRVLFADVAGVDDAIEELAEVRDHLTNPERFARLGASAPKGILLSGPPGCGKTLLARAVAGESHATFLSASGSEFVEVFVGEGAARVRDLFAEARAAAPAIVFIDEIDAVGSQRSRLDTGSSGEREQTLNQLLVEMDGFDAGDPVVVIAATNRPDMLDAALVRAGRFDRRIEIMLPDRRGRLDILRVHARNKPLGSEVVLDDVASLTRGFSGADLQNVLNEAALLASRRGVDVVGMEAIEESIERAALGIASKGTILTEDERRVLAYHEAGHALVALRMPGAGLTHKVSIVPRGRTLGRCSITDTHDRMGNSQSMLMSNMAVSLAGWASEKLVIGETGTGVSHDLRQATETARRMVCEFGMSQLGPIVFTDFDPDGRPRATSATAGDAIDAEIKRLCQEAHGRALEILTDERASLDRIVVALLEHEALSAADLDRLAGPGPGRSGGSAPGVKTRRKG